Sequence from the Sphingobium indicum B90A genome:
TGCCCATCGCCAACCTGTCGGTGAATGCGCTGGTCATCATTGCCCTGGGCGGCGTGGTGGGCCTGCTTTCCGGCATGTTCGGGGTCGGCGGCGGATTTCTGACGACGCCTCTGCTGATCTTCTACGGCATCCCGCCGACCGTCGCGGCGGCTTCGGCGGCCAGCCAGGTGACGGGCGCCAGCGTGTCCGGCGTCTTCACCCATATGGCGCGCGGCACGGTCGACTTCCGCATGGGCGGCGTGCTGATCGCCGGCGGCGTGGTGGGCGCGGGCCTGGGCGTGCTGATCTTCCGCATGTTGCAAGTCATAGGGCAGATCGACACGGTGATCGGCATTCTCTACGTGCTGATGCTGGGCGGCATCGGATCGCTGATGGCGAAGGAGTCCATACAGGCTCTGGTCGCGCTCAAGACCGGCAGGAAGATCCAGGCGCGCAAGAGGCGGCATCATCCGCTGGTCGCCGCCATGCCGATGCGGTGGCGCTTCTATCGGTCGGGGCTCTACATCTCTCCGCTGGCGCCGCTGCTGCTGGGCATGGCGACAGGCATCCTCACCATGCTGCTCGGCGTGGGCGGCGGGTTCATCCTGGTCCCGGCGATGCTCTATCTGCTGGGCATGACGACCCAGTCGGTGGTCGGCACGTCGCTGTTCCAGATATTGTTCGTGACCATGGCGACGACGATGATGCACGCCATGACGACCCATGCGGTCGACCTGGTGCTCGCCCTGCTGCTGCTGATCGGCAGCGTCACCGGGGCACAGTTGGGGACGCGCATCTCCATGACGATCCGGCCCGAATATCTGCGCATCCTGCTGGCCGCGATCGTTCTGCTGGTCGCGGCGCGGATGGCGCTGGGCCTGGGGTTCCGCCCCGACGAAATCTATACGGTGGAGATCCGGTGAGGCGGCGGGCGCTTCTGGCGCTGCCCCCGGCCCTGCTGCTGCTGACCGCGGCGGACGAACCGATACTGGTGCCCGACGTGTCCCAGCGGGACGTGGAAATACAATATAGCTTCACCGGCGCGGACCTGCTGCTGTTCGGCGCGATCGTCTATCCCGACGGGCGACGGCCCAGCAAGCCGCCGGACATCATGGTCGTGCTGAAGGGGCCGGACCAGTCGATCACGATGCGCGAAAAGCGGAAGGTTGCCGGCATCTGGGTCAATGCCGACAGCGCGCGCTTCCGCTCGGCCCCCAGCTTCTACGCCATCGCATCGTCCCGGCCGGTCGACAAGGTGGTCGATGAGCGGACGGCCGCGATCTACGAGATGGGCGTGGACAAGCTCCAGCTTTCGCCCTCCTCGCTCAACGACAGCGCGGAACTGGATCGGTTCCAGAAGGGGTTGATCGACCTCAGGGAACGCGCCGGGCTCTATGTCGAGCGGCCCGGAACGGTCGAAATCACCGACGGCGTGCTCTATCGCGCCCGGCTGCCGCTTTCGGCGCGCGTGATCGTGGGCGATTATACCGCGGAAACCTTCCTCGTGCAGGATGGCCGCGTGGTGGCCGCCGCCGTGCGCGACATCACCGTCCGCAAATCGGGCTTCGAACGCTTCATGGCCGTCGCGGCCGAACAATGGCCCTTCGCCTATGGCCTAGTCGCGATGATGCTGGCGGTTGGGATGGGATGGGCGGCGGGCGCCATCGCCAAGCGGGTCTAGGACGGATGGACATTTTGCCATTGAATAGCGGTCAGTCCCGAAGCGCGAACGGGTCGTCCTTCGTCACAGGGGCGTTATGAATTGGCGCTTTTCCGATGGCTTTCCGGCCGCTACGGCATTTGCGGTCCCATGCATGGCGTGCGTTCCGCGCGCCATATTCTCTTGAGCGAGTAAACCGCCTATGCAATCCGTCACCCTCACCCGCTTCCTGATCGAGCAGCAGCGCCAGGCCAATGCCATCCCGCCGCAATTGCGCCTGCTGATCGAAACCGTCGCGCGCACCTGCAAGACGATCAGCCACAGCGTGTCCAAGGGCGCGCTGGGCGAAGTGCTGGGCAGCCTGGGCAGCGAGAATGTGCAGGGGGAGGTGCAGAAGAAGCTGGACGTCATCGCCAACGAACTGCTGCTGGACGCCAATGAATGGGGCGGGCACCTGGCCGCCATGGCTTCGGAGGAGATGGAGACGATCCATCGCATCCCCAATCGCTACCCCAAGGGCGAATATCTGCTGCTGTTCGATCCGATCGACGGGTCCAGCAATATCGATGTCGACCTGAGCGTGGGCACCATCTTCTCCGTGCTCAAGGCGCCGGAGGAATGTTCGGGCCGCGAGGTGACGGAGCAGGATTTCCTCCAGCCCGGCACGCAGCAGGTCGCGGCGGGCTATGCGATCTACGGGCCGCAGACGCTGCTGGTGCTGACCATCGGGACGGGCGTCTACGAATTCACGCTGGACCGCGAAATCGGATCGTGGCGGATGACCGACGGGCCGATGGAAATGCCGCAGGGCAATGCCGAATTCGCCATCAACATGGCCCGGCGGCGGCAATGGTCGCCCGGCATCGCGCGCTACATAGAGGAACGCATCCAGGGCACGGAGGGGCCGCTGGGCAAGGATTACAACATGCGCTGGACCGCTTCGATGGTGGCCGACGTGCATCGCATCCTGAAACGGGGCGGCATCTTCCTCTATCCCGCCGATCACCGCTATGCCGACAAGGCGCGGCTGCGGCTGATGTATGAGGCGAACCCCATGTCCTTCCTGGTGGAGCAGGCCGGCGGCGCCGCCAGCAACGGCTATCAGCGGATCATGGAGGTCAAGGCAACCGGACTGCACCAGCGCGTCGGCGTCGTGCTGGGCGACAAGGCGGAGGTGGAAACCGTGGTCGCCTATGGGCGGGAAGGGTAGAATCGCTGAGCACGGGCGGCCTGGAGGAGTGGGCCGCTTCCCGTCATCGGTTTTCCGTCACCCCGGACCTGATCCGGGGTGACGGAAGGAGGAATGACGGCTCTCCACCCCAACTCCCGCCCGCCAGCGGCAGGCGGTTGTCAGGAAATGGTCAGCACGCCGTCATAAGCGCGGTCTTCCAGCGCCCGGCCCGCACCCATGGCCACGCAGATCAGCGGCTTGTCCGCGACCGTGACGGGCAGTCCCGTCGCGTCGGACAACGCTTCGTCCAGCCGCCGGAGCAGCGCGCCGCCGCCCGTCAGGGTGATCCCCTCCTCGATGATGTCCGCGGACAGTTCCGGCGCCGTCTGTTCCAGCGCGGTCATCACCGCCATCTTGATCTGGCCGACAGGCTCGGACAGAGCATCCACGATCTCCGCCTCGCTGATCGACATTTCGGCAGGGCGGCCGTTCACCAGATCCCGGCCCTTCACCGTCATGCGACGGCCTTCGCCATCCGGCGAGGTCGCGGCGCCTATTTCGCATTTCACCCGTTCCGACGTCGCTTCGCCGATCATCAGATTATGCGTGCGACGGATATGGGAAGCGATGGCGTCATCCAGCCTGTCGCCGCCGACCCGCGCCGAACTGCTGTAGGCGATGCCGCGCAGGGACAGGACGGCGACCTCCGTCGTCCCGCCGCCGATGTCGACCACCATCGCCCCGCGCGGCTCCGTGACGGGCAGGCCTGCGCCGATCGCGGCGGCCATGGGCTCCTCGATCAACTGGACCCGATAGGCCCCCGCGTTGGAGGCGGCGTCGCGCAGGGCGCGCCGTTCCACCATGGTCGAACCTGTCGGCACGCAGATCACCACTTCATGGCGGCGGCCGAAGCGGTTGGCGCCGTTCAGCGCCTTGTCGATGAAATGCTTGATCATCTGCTCGGCCACGTCGATGTCCGCGATCACGCCGTCGCGCAACGGCCGGATCGCCTGGATGCCGGCGGGCGTCTTTCCCATCATCAGCTTGGCTTCGTTGCCGACCACCTTGACCTTGCGAATGCCGTCACGGGTCTCGATCGCGATGACGGAGGGCTCGTTGAGGACGATGCCCCGGTCGCGCACATAGATGACCGTGTTCACGGTTCCAAGGTCGATGGCCATGTCGCAGGCGGAAGAGGAAAAGAAGCGCGGCAGTTTCATGCGAATGGCGGACGATCTGCGATGGGGAGCGGGAAGGCTTCCCCTGCACAGCCCCCTCCGCAAGCAGAAGCAGGGTGCGACGGCCCGTCCGGTATCCGGGGCCAGTTGAGGCGTTAGGCCGTAAACTCGTAAATGGCGCGTTCGAGGCGCGCCATTTACGAGTTTACGGCCTAATAGGCTCGCCGGGTATAGCTGATCGATATGGCCCGGGTTTGATAGACGATGAAGTTCAATGGCCGGGAATAGGTCATGGTGATTTCGGTATAAGGCACGCCATATTGCGTGCCGTGGGTGACGGTCGGGTTGTTGGTATAGGCGGGGTCCAGGCCGAATTCGCGCGAGTTGACCTTGGCGATGATGTCGGTATCGGAAGGCCTGGGGAAGATGCTGGCATAGCGCGCGCCTTCGTCCACCGCGTGTTGCAGGCCCGTGCGCGCGCAGGCGATGATGCCCAGTTGCAGCGCGCCCATCAACAGCATGATGAACGGCGGCACGGCAAGGACGAATTCGATCGCCGCCGCGCCGCGCTGGTCCCGCGCCAGCCGGATCATTGCAGCCTCACCGAGGCTGAGCCGGTGAGCGCGATCCCCTGGGACGACCACAGGCTGTTGGGCATGAGCTTGGCGAACATCGGCGTATAGGTGCCTGAAATGGCGATCGCGACATAGCGCTTCGTCTGCTGACCGTCGGGGCATGGAACTTCGGGACTGGCGGTCTGCACAGTGGCATTACAGAGCAGCGTGGGTGTGACGGTTACGTTGCCGGTCGGAACGCCGGCAGCGGCCGCCGCGTCGGCGGCCAGATTATTATAGGCCTTCG
This genomic interval carries:
- a CDS encoding sulfite exporter TauE/SafE family protein, translated to MDLYLPIANLSVNALVIIALGGVVGLLSGMFGVGGGFLTTPLLIFYGIPPTVAAASAASQVTGASVSGVFTHMARGTVDFRMGGVLIAGGVVGAGLGVLIFRMLQVIGQIDTVIGILYVLMLGGIGSLMAKESIQALVALKTGRKIQARKRRHHPLVAAMPMRWRFYRSGLYISPLAPLLLGMATGILTMLLGVGGGFILVPAMLYLLGMTTQSVVGTSLFQILFVTMATTMMHAMTTHAVDLVLALLLLIGSVTGAQLGTRISMTIRPEYLRILLAAIVLLVAARMALGLGFRPDEIYTVEIR
- a CDS encoding TIGR02186 family protein, with the translated sequence MRRRALLALPPALLLLTAADEPILVPDVSQRDVEIQYSFTGADLLLFGAIVYPDGRRPSKPPDIMVVLKGPDQSITMREKRKVAGIWVNADSARFRSAPSFYAIASSRPVDKVVDERTAAIYEMGVDKLQLSPSSLNDSAELDRFQKGLIDLRERAGLYVERPGTVEITDGVLYRARLPLSARVIVGDYTAETFLVQDGRVVAAAVRDITVRKSGFERFMAVAAEQWPFAYGLVAMMLAVGMGWAAGAIAKRV
- a CDS encoding class 1 fructose-bisphosphatase, yielding MQSVTLTRFLIEQQRQANAIPPQLRLLIETVARTCKTISHSVSKGALGEVLGSLGSENVQGEVQKKLDVIANELLLDANEWGGHLAAMASEEMETIHRIPNRYPKGEYLLLFDPIDGSSNIDVDLSVGTIFSVLKAPEECSGREVTEQDFLQPGTQQVAAGYAIYGPQTLLVLTIGTGVYEFTLDREIGSWRMTDGPMEMPQGNAEFAINMARRRQWSPGIARYIEERIQGTEGPLGKDYNMRWTASMVADVHRILKRGGIFLYPADHRYADKARLRLMYEANPMSFLVEQAGGAASNGYQRIMEVKATGLHQRVGVVLGDKAEVETVVAYGREG
- a CDS encoding rod shape-determining protein, whose product is MKLPRFFSSSACDMAIDLGTVNTVIYVRDRGIVLNEPSVIAIETRDGIRKVKVVGNEAKLMMGKTPAGIQAIRPLRDGVIADIDVAEQMIKHFIDKALNGANRFGRRHEVVICVPTGSTMVERRALRDAASNAGAYRVQLIEEPMAAAIGAGLPVTEPRGAMVVDIGGGTTEVAVLSLRGIAYSSSARVGGDRLDDAIASHIRRTHNLMIGEATSERVKCEIGAATSPDGEGRRMTVKGRDLVNGRPAEMSISEAEIVDALSEPVGQIKMAVMTALEQTAPELSADIIEEGITLTGGGALLRRLDEALSDATGLPVTVADKPLICVAMGAGRALEDRAYDGVLTIS
- a CDS encoding TadE/TadG family type IV pilus assembly protein, translating into MIRLARDQRGAAAIEFVLAVPPFIMLLMGALQLGIIACARTGLQHAVDEGARYASIFPRPSDTDIIAKVNSREFGLDPAYTNNPTVTHGTQYGVPYTEITMTYSRPLNFIVYQTRAISISYTRRAY
- a CDS encoding TadE/TadG family type IV pilus assembly protein, whose amino-acid sequence is MMKRLLSDRYGNSTVELAIIMPVLVLLTCMAGDVAMAFKAKIGLQRAAERTAQLAAAGGYTNDTTDTSKAYNNLAADAAAAAGVPTGNVTVTPTLLCNATVQTASPEVPCPDGQQTKRYVAIAISGTYTPMFAKLMPNSLWSSQGIALTGSASVRLQ